The DNA window AAGTCTGAGTTATAATAGTTTTACTTTTAGTCTGGGAAAAAAATATGTGAGAATAAATTGGAAACGATAAAAGTAAACCCGCAAAGACGGTAACAATTCCTAAAAATGAACTTGTCTGCATAAAATTTGGTTTTTCAGTTACTTCACAATTACAATCTATTTTCCTTAGCGGTTTCAATTTTTGATACCATGCAAAGCCAAGCACTAAAATTGTTAAACCGATAAAATATGGACGGAAAGGTTCAAGCCAGGAAAAAGTTGAAGCAAGACCACTTGTTCCAGCTATAAGCGCCAAAACAGGTGTTATACAACACAGAGAAGCTGCAATAGCTGTTAAAAGTCCAGTACCGATAAGTTTTTTATCCGTTTTCATATTGTTTCTAAAACTTTATTATCAACTAGTATTTTAAAAAATGGATCCAGCAATTTTTCGTACTCTTTTGTCAATGAGTAAAAAATGGTTTGTGCTTCTCTTTCTGTTATGATTAGCTTTCGGTCTTTAAGCTTTCGTAAATGCTGGGAAACTGCTGAAATTGTCATATCTAGTATATCGCTTAAATCACATACACAAAGTCGTTTTTCTTCATGTAGAAGAAACAAGATTTTCAGCCTTACATTATTTCCCGCTAATTCAAGTCCACTTGATAAATAATCAAAAGGGTCTTGGAGTTCTAAAACTCGATTTTTACAGCGATTGATCTGTCTAATATCCGCCCGTTGTCTTATGCACGAATTATTTTCCATCTTGCAAATATAGCTAAATTTATTATTTAAGCAAGTGCTTAAATAATGATTGAAATGTTTTAAGAATTGTTCGGATTATAATACAGAATCTATTGCTCAGAAAAAGATACAGTGGATACCTACCTTCTTTACATTCCGATTTTTTTGAACTTTTTAAGAGATATTTTTTTCTAATGGATAAAAGTAAAAAAGCCGAATAGATTAGTATTCGGCTTTTTATAAGATATTATTTTGCTAGTTTCATAATAGAAAATGCGCCACGTATTACAATTGCGAAGACTACCGTTCCAACTATCAGGTCTGGTATTCGGGAAGAAGTAACATATACCAAAATTCCTGCAAGGATAACACCTATATTTATAATAACATCGTTTGAGGTAAAAAGCTGGCTGGCTTTAATATGAGCATCATCACTGTTTGTACGACGGAGAATGATCAATGAAGCAGCATTACCCATTAAAGCTAAAAGGGATATCGTAATCATTGTTGAAAACACAGGTGTTTCTCCATATCCCATAAATCTGCGTATGACTTCGAAAAATCCTAAAACAGCCAAAATAAGCTGTAAATATCCGCTTACCTTTGCAATATTCTTTTTTCGCATAATTGATCCACCCACTGCCCATAGGCTAAGTCCATAAACAAGTGCATCGGCCAGCATATCTAAGCTATCGGCTACCAGTCCCATTGAATTTGAAATAAAACCTGTAATGATTTCCAGACCAAAGAAAAAGGCATTGATCAGTAGAACAAGCCACAATAATTTTCGCTCTTTGCGCTCATCTTTTTGAACTGGATTATGATCAAGTGAATCGACGGAACCGATATAACTGTCCTTGAGATTCAGTTCACTGATAGCCGCCTTGATCTGTTCCATGTTATCCAGATGGTATACTTCCAATTTCCTGGCTGCCAGATTAAAATCCAATCTGGATATGCCTGTAATCTCACTAAGTTTCATACGGATCATCTGTTCCTCGGCAGAGCAGTCCATTCGCTTAATTTCGAAAGTCGACTTCTTCATCGCTTAGAATTTAAGCTTTATGCCAACATTAATTACAAACCCATCAACAGGCGCATATATATCCTGGAAAACAGGGTTTGTAATAGGTCCTGAATAAATCGGTCCGAATTTGGTCTGACGGGTATTTGTATAGTTCTCAAAATTCGCAAAGATTGAAAAACGTTCCCAAATTCTTTCTGCCATCAATCCCGCTGTCCAATAACCTTTACCGGTACTTCCATCATTTAACTGTTGTGGACTGAAATAATAAGCCTCAGCACCCACTTTCCACTTTTCTTCGATTTCATACATCAGCACATTATTGAG is part of the Chryseobacterium lactis genome and encodes:
- the merTP gene encoding mercuric transport protein MerTP, whose translation is MKTDKKLIGTGLLTAIAASLCCITPVLALIAGTSGLASTFSWLEPFRPYFIGLTILVLGFAWYQKLKPLRKIDCNCEVTEKPNFMQTSSFLGIVTVFAGLLLSFPIYSHIFFSQTKSKTIITQTSKIQKVEFAIKGMTCSGCEQHIKTEINRLKGIVEVVVSYEKGNAIVKFDSKQTSITEIENAINSTGYKAINSKTIS
- a CDS encoding ArsR/SmtB family transcription factor, yielding MENNSCIRQRADIRQINRCKNRVLELQDPFDYLSSGLELAGNNVRLKILFLLHEEKRLCVCDLSDILDMTISAVSQHLRKLKDRKLIITEREAQTIFYSLTKEYEKLLDPFFKILVDNKVLETI
- a CDS encoding cation transporter, producing MKKSTFEIKRMDCSAEEQMIRMKLSEITGISRLDFNLAARKLEVYHLDNMEQIKAAISELNLKDSYIGSVDSLDHNPVQKDERKERKLLWLVLLINAFFFGLEIITGFISNSMGLVADSLDMLADALVYGLSLWAVGGSIMRKKNIAKVSGYLQLILAVLGFFEVIRRFMGYGETPVFSTMITISLLALMGNAASLIILRRTNSDDAHIKASQLFTSNDVIINIGVILAGILVYVTSSRIPDLIVGTVVFAIVIRGAFSIMKLAK